The following coding sequences are from one Achromobacter sp. B7 window:
- the secB gene encoding protein-export chaperone SecB translates to MADQDQNTQQEGGNDAPSFNLQRVYLKDLSLEMPNAPHVFLEQEAPQVEVSITVGGQRLADTVFETTVTVTVTTRINDKVVYLVEGTQAGIFEAANIPEEQLDPLLGIVCPTMLYPYLRANIADAITRTSMPPLHLTEVNFQALYEQRLAELQQQQQGAANGNGNGSDSGIILPASATRQ, encoded by the coding sequence ATGGCTGATCAAGACCAAAACACCCAGCAAGAAGGCGGCAACGACGCGCCCTCGTTCAACCTGCAACGCGTCTACCTGAAAGACCTTTCGCTGGAAATGCCGAACGCGCCTCACGTCTTCCTGGAGCAAGAAGCGCCCCAGGTTGAAGTCAGCATCACCGTGGGCGGCCAGCGTCTGGCCGACACCGTGTTCGAAACCACGGTCACCGTCACCGTCACCACCCGCATCAACGACAAGGTCGTGTACTTGGTCGAAGGCACGCAAGCCGGCATCTTCGAAGCGGCCAACATCCCCGAAGAACAGCTGGATCCGCTGCTGGGCATTGTTTGCCCGACGATGCTGTACCCGTACCTGCGCGCCAACATCGCCGACGCGATCACGCGCACCTCGATGCCGCCGCTGCACCTGACCGAAGTGAACTTCCAAGCGCTGTACGAACAGCGCCTGGCCGAGTTGCAACAGCAGCAGCAAGGCGCCGCCAACGGCAACGGCAATGGCAGCGATTCGGGCATCATCCTGCCCGCCAGCGCCACCCGCCAGTAA
- a CDS encoding NAD(P)H-dependent glycerol-3-phosphate dehydrogenase yields MNHPALPRLRVAVLGAGSWGTALAAAASRRHPTVLWARDAAQAADMAASHENARYLPGITLPPSLNFSSDLDATLRSLQADDARALIVLGVPVAGLAATCRELARRLPVLGLQDTPVVWTCKGFEADTARLPHEIVREALPGAIGGALSGPSFAREVAQGLPVALTVASTHTALRDATTAALHGAALRVYASSDLVGVEVGGALKNVIAVACGIGDGLALGTNARAALITRGLAEMTRFGVALGARGETFAGLTGLGDLVLTATGELSRNRRVGLEIGAGRKLADILASGITAEGVRCARAARDRARAINVELPITEAVCAVLFDGVAPMTAVSALLARDPRDESADEIANVSAHASGPLDESLGGHL; encoded by the coding sequence ATGAACCATCCCGCTCTGCCGCGCTTGCGCGTTGCCGTCCTGGGTGCGGGAAGTTGGGGCACCGCGCTGGCGGCGGCCGCCAGCCGCCGCCACCCCACCGTCCTTTGGGCGCGCGACGCCGCGCAGGCCGCCGACATGGCCGCCTCGCACGAAAATGCGCGCTACCTGCCGGGCATCACCCTGCCCCCATCCCTGAATTTTTCGTCCGATCTTGACGCCACGCTGCGCAGCCTGCAAGCGGACGACGCGCGTGCGCTGATCGTGCTGGGCGTGCCCGTGGCCGGCCTGGCCGCGACCTGTCGTGAACTGGCCCGCCGCCTGCCGGTGCTGGGCCTGCAAGACACCCCTGTCGTCTGGACGTGCAAGGGCTTTGAAGCCGACACGGCCAGGCTGCCCCACGAGATCGTGCGCGAGGCCCTGCCCGGCGCAATCGGCGGCGCCTTGTCCGGCCCCTCGTTTGCGCGCGAAGTGGCCCAGGGCCTGCCCGTGGCGCTGACCGTGGCCAGCACCCATACCGCCTTGCGCGATGCCACCACCGCCGCCTTGCACGGCGCGGCGCTGCGCGTCTACGCCAGCTCGGACCTGGTCGGCGTGGAAGTCGGCGGCGCCCTGAAGAACGTGATCGCGGTGGCCTGCGGCATCGGCGACGGCCTGGCGCTGGGCACCAACGCACGCGCCGCGCTGATCACGCGCGGCCTGGCGGAAATGACGCGCTTTGGCGTCGCGCTGGGTGCGCGTGGCGAAACGTTTGCCGGGCTGACCGGCCTGGGCGACCTGGTCCTGACTGCCACCGGCGAACTATCCCGCAACCGCCGCGTGGGCCTGGAAATCGGCGCCGGACGCAAGCTGGCCGACATCCTGGCCAGCGGCATCACGGCAGAAGGCGTGCGTTGCGCCCGCGCCGCGCGTGACCGCGCCCGCGCCATCAATGTCGAACTGCCCATCACCGAAGCCGTCTGCGCCGTGTTGTTTGACGGCGTCGCCCCCATGACCGCCGTGTCGGCCTTGCTGGCGCGCGACCCGCGCGATGAAAGCGCCGACGAAATTGCGAACGTCAGCGCGCACGCCAGCGGCCCGCTGGACGAATCCCTGGGCGGCCATCTTTGA
- a CDS encoding tripartite tricarboxylate transporter substrate binding protein, which yields MTQTRQFRVGPLLRGLCLSLAAVLPAAAHADWPDHPIHMVVPFPPGSSPDILARTISEPLSQALGQPIVIDNKPGAGGNIGTRVVSQAKPDGYTLLYTINGPLVTAPTLYKKTLGYDPVKDLAPVSLVGTSPNVLVVPGSLKVDNVQDFVKLVKGRGNSLNYGSVGPGSSAHLAMEMFKESAGVDLAHIPYSGFPQVITAIIGGDVQAGFMVPAIAVPQARDGKAKLLAVTSLQPSEALPGVPTMASQGYPDFEAISWNAVLVPAGTPTPIIERLNSELARVINSDAVRKQLALQYFTPAPSTPEALTLRIKNEKARWDQVIEKLKLSLD from the coding sequence ATGACGCAAACCCGACAATTCCGGGTCGGCCCGCTTCTGCGCGGCCTGTGCCTCAGCCTGGCCGCCGTGTTGCCGGCCGCCGCCCACGCCGACTGGCCGGATCACCCCATCCACATGGTGGTGCCGTTTCCGCCGGGCTCGTCCCCGGACATCCTGGCGCGGACGATTTCCGAGCCGCTGTCGCAGGCGCTGGGCCAGCCCATCGTGATCGACAACAAGCCGGGCGCCGGCGGCAACATTGGCACGCGCGTGGTTTCGCAGGCCAAGCCTGACGGCTACACGCTGCTCTACACGATCAACGGCCCGCTGGTCACCGCTCCTACGCTGTACAAGAAAACGCTGGGCTACGACCCGGTCAAGGACCTGGCGCCAGTCAGCCTGGTGGGCACCAGCCCCAACGTGCTGGTCGTGCCGGGCAGCCTGAAGGTCGATAACGTCCAGGACTTCGTCAAGCTGGTCAAGGGACGCGGCAATTCGCTGAACTACGGGTCGGTGGGGCCGGGAAGTTCGGCGCATCTGGCCATGGAGATGTTCAAGGAAAGCGCGGGCGTGGACCTGGCGCACATCCCCTATTCCGGGTTCCCGCAGGTCATTACCGCCATCATCGGCGGCGACGTGCAGGCCGGCTTCATGGTGCCCGCCATCGCGGTGCCGCAGGCGCGCGACGGCAAGGCCAAGCTGTTGGCGGTGACCAGCCTGCAACCCAGCGAAGCGCTGCCGGGCGTGCCGACGATGGCCTCGCAAGGCTATCCCGACTTCGAAGCCATTTCGTGGAACGCGGTGCTGGTTCCGGCGGGCACGCCCACGCCCATCATCGAACGGCTGAACAGCGAACTGGCGCGCGTCATCAACAGCGACGCCGTGCGCAAACAGTTGGCGCTGCAGTACTTCACCCCGGCCCCGTCCACGCCCGAGGCGCTGACCCTGCGCATCAAGAACGAAAAAGCGCGTTGGGACCAGGTGATTGAAAAGCTGAAGCTGTCGCTGGATTGA
- a CDS encoding S41 family peptidase yields MGTRKFRGFGLIAIGAVAGVLLSVGVTAVAQRGSPLPLDELRQLSNVFAAIKNNYVEAVDDKTLIDNAISGMVSNLDPHSAYLDADAFREMQTATQGEFGGLGIEVGAEDGFVKVISPIEDTPAARAGVMAGDLIIKIDDTPTKGMTLNDAVKLMRGAPKSPITLTIMRADRPQPIVLKIVRDVIKVRSVRSKMLDNGIGYVRVAQFQEKTGSDLAKQLKDLGAKEAPKGLVLDLRNDPGGLLTSAIGVSGAFLPPDALVVSTDGRTPDARHKYLATPSEYARGESNYLSGLPAWTKTVPMVVLVNVGSASASEIVAGALQDHKRAKVLGNRTFGKGSVQVILPLSESTAVKLTTSRYFTPSGRSIQATGIEPDFVVADTADGDLFRLPREADLQRHLSNPETANEVKSNSAQDNVDVPTKVFEFGGKDDFQLQQALNVLAGKPVQKGSARAQAKADAKAGGGTPTRMKITPTGVEPSKDK; encoded by the coding sequence ATGGGCACTCGCAAGTTTCGCGGTTTCGGTCTGATTGCCATCGGTGCGGTGGCTGGCGTATTGCTTAGCGTAGGGGTGACGGCAGTCGCCCAGCGCGGCAGCCCTTTGCCCTTGGACGAGCTCAGGCAACTGAGCAATGTTTTCGCGGCCATCAAGAACAACTATGTCGAAGCGGTCGACGACAAGACCCTGATCGACAACGCGATCTCGGGCATGGTCTCGAACCTTGACCCGCATTCGGCCTATCTGGATGCCGACGCGTTCCGTGAAATGCAGACGGCGACCCAAGGCGAGTTCGGCGGCCTGGGTATCGAAGTTGGCGCGGAAGACGGCTTCGTCAAGGTCATCTCGCCCATCGAAGATACGCCCGCCGCGCGCGCCGGCGTCATGGCCGGTGACCTCATCATCAAGATCGATGACACGCCCACCAAGGGCATGACCCTGAACGATGCGGTCAAGCTCATGCGTGGCGCGCCCAAGTCGCCCATCACGCTGACCATCATGCGCGCCGACCGTCCTCAGCCCATCGTGCTGAAGATCGTTCGCGACGTCATCAAGGTTCGCAGCGTGCGCAGCAAGATGCTGGATAACGGCATCGGCTACGTCCGCGTTGCCCAATTCCAGGAAAAGACCGGCTCCGACCTGGCCAAGCAACTGAAGGACCTGGGCGCGAAAGAAGCGCCCAAGGGCCTGGTGCTGGACCTGCGCAACGATCCGGGCGGCTTGCTGACCAGCGCTATCGGCGTGTCGGGCGCGTTCCTGCCGCCGGATGCCCTGGTGGTGTCCACCGATGGCCGTACGCCTGACGCCCGCCACAAGTATCTGGCCACGCCGTCGGAATACGCTCGTGGTGAAAGCAACTACCTGTCCGGCTTGCCGGCCTGGACCAAGACGGTTCCGATGGTGGTGCTGGTCAACGTCGGTTCGGCTTCGGCTTCCGAAATCGTGGCCGGTGCGCTGCAAGATCACAAGCGCGCCAAGGTGCTGGGCAACCGCACGTTCGGCAAGGGCTCGGTGCAGGTGATCCTGCCGCTGTCCGAATCCACCGCCGTCAAGTTGACGACCTCGCGCTACTTCACGCCCAGCGGTCGTTCGATCCAGGCCACGGGTATCGAACCGGACTTCGTTGTTGCCGACACGGCCGACGGCGACCTGTTCCGCCTGCCGCGCGAAGCCGACCTGCAACGCCACCTGTCCAACCCCGAGACCGCCAACGAGGTGAAGTCCAACTCGGCGCAAGACAACGTGGACGTGCCGACCAAGGTGTTCGAATTTGGCGGCAAGGACGACTTCCAACTGCAACAAGCGCTGAATGTGCTGGCCGGCAAGCCGGTACAGAAGGGTTCGGCGCGCGCCCAGGCCAAGGCGGATGCCAAGGCCGGTGGCGGCACTCCCACGCGCATGAAGATCACGCCGACCGGAGTCGAGCCCAGCAAGGACAAATGA
- a CDS encoding molybdopterin-synthase adenylyltransferase MoeB, whose amino-acid sequence MNDEQLLRYARHILLDELGIEGQEKLLAARVLIVGAGGLGSPAALYLATAGVGDITLADDDTVELSNLQRQILHTTSSVGRHKAESGRDMLAAFNPQARVHARVERLQGDALSDAVAAADLVLDCTDNFTTRHAINRACVQHRKPLVSGAAIRFDGQVSVYDLRDDNAPCYHCLFPEADDVEEANCATMGVFAPVVGIIGSMQAAEALKLLSGVGESLSGRLLWLDVRTMQWRSVNVQRDPECAVCGHRGR is encoded by the coding sequence ATGAACGACGAGCAACTGCTGCGCTACGCCCGCCACATCCTGCTCGACGAGCTGGGTATCGAAGGGCAGGAAAAACTGCTGGCGGCGCGTGTGCTCATCGTAGGGGCGGGTGGACTCGGTTCACCCGCCGCGCTCTACCTGGCAACTGCCGGTGTAGGCGACATCACCCTTGCTGACGACGACACTGTCGAGCTCAGCAATCTGCAACGCCAGATTCTCCACACCACCTCCAGCGTCGGCCGTCACAAGGCCGAGTCGGGGCGTGACATGCTGGCCGCCTTCAACCCGCAGGCGCGAGTCCATGCCCGCGTGGAACGCTTGCAAGGCGATGCGCTGTCCGATGCCGTTGCCGCGGCGGACCTGGTGCTGGACTGCACCGACAACTTCACCACCCGCCACGCCATCAACCGCGCCTGCGTGCAGCATCGCAAGCCGCTGGTGTCGGGCGCCGCCATCCGCTTTGACGGGCAGGTCAGCGTGTACGACCTGCGCGACGACAACGCGCCGTGCTACCACTGCCTGTTCCCGGAAGCCGACGACGTCGAGGAAGCCAACTGCGCCACCATGGGCGTGTTTGCCCCGGTGGTGGGCATCATCGGCAGCATGCAGGCGGCCGAAGCCCTGAAGCTGCTGTCCGGCGTAGGCGAAAGCCTGTCGGGCCGGCTGCTTTGGCTGGATGTGCGCACCATGCAATGGCGCAGCGTCAACGTACAGCGGGACCCGGAATGCGCCGTTTGCGGCCATCGGGGGCGCTGA
- a CDS encoding methyltransferase domain-containing protein — MSLPESAPLPSLPIVSTDVPKQFARRGDLSDAQFLYGEVARRMLGRLQYIRVQPQAMLDAGCGAGDNLPLLRERYPDTAYTGLDNCAPLLELARKRHAPAGLGAWIGKLARRGPAAPAFVNADLAETGLPPESLELVWSNLAMHWHRAPHAVLAEWRRILKVGGLAMFSCLGPATLRELRQALTDAGLSTATPSFVDMHDFGDLLVENGFADPVMDQEILTLTYRSSEKLLADVRALGGNPAEGRRGGLVGRDWRDRLCAALERQRNADGLITLSIEVAYGHAWRAAAHRTVAGETRLSVSAIGGRQRGNS, encoded by the coding sequence ATGTCCCTTCCAGAATCCGCACCGCTACCCTCTCTTCCTATCGTCAGCACCGACGTGCCCAAGCAATTCGCCCGTCGTGGCGACTTGTCCGACGCGCAATTTCTTTACGGTGAAGTGGCGCGCCGCATGTTGGGGCGCTTGCAGTACATCCGGGTACAGCCTCAGGCGATGCTGGATGCAGGCTGCGGCGCGGGCGACAACCTGCCGCTGCTGCGCGAACGCTACCCCGACACGGCTTATACCGGCCTGGACAACTGCGCACCGCTGCTGGAATTGGCCAGAAAGCGCCATGCACCGGCCGGCCTGGGCGCCTGGATCGGCAAGCTGGCGCGGCGCGGGCCGGCCGCCCCCGCGTTCGTCAACGCCGATCTTGCCGAAACGGGCTTGCCTCCGGAATCGCTGGAGCTGGTGTGGTCGAACCTGGCCATGCACTGGCACCGCGCGCCACACGCCGTCCTGGCCGAGTGGCGCCGCATCTTGAAGGTGGGCGGGCTGGCGATGTTTTCCTGCCTGGGGCCGGCCACCTTGCGCGAGTTGCGGCAAGCACTGACCGACGCGGGCTTATCCACCGCCACGCCTTCCTTTGTGGACATGCATGACTTTGGCGACCTGCTGGTGGAAAACGGCTTTGCCGACCCGGTCATGGACCAGGAAATCCTGACGCTGACCTACCGCAGCTCCGAAAAACTCCTGGCCGATGTGCGCGCGCTGGGCGGCAACCCGGCAGAGGGACGTCGCGGCGGACTAGTCGGCCGCGACTGGCGCGACCGCCTGTGCGCCGCGCTGGAACGGCAGCGCAACGCGGACGGCTTGATCACGCTGAGTATCGAAGTGGCCTACGGCCACGCCTGGCGCGCCGCCGCGCACCGCACGGTAGCCGGAGAAACCCGGCTCTCGGTCAGCGCCATTGGCGGCCGGCAACGCGGCAACTCCTGA
- a CDS encoding rhodanese-like domain-containing protein: MDLLQFLLDKNNVFIVGVAVISGVMLAIPALRKGRSGSAVSTGEAIQMVNQRNAVWVDVRPVEQFQAGHIAQARNVPAADIEQKAASLPKNKPLVVVCDNGRDSARVAAKLRAQGFADAVPLDGGMRAWSAASLPVTQKG; the protein is encoded by the coding sequence GTGGATCTTTTGCAATTCTTGCTCGATAAAAACAACGTCTTCATCGTCGGCGTCGCCGTGATCTCCGGCGTGATGCTGGCGATTCCCGCCCTGCGCAAGGGCCGCAGCGGCTCGGCCGTCAGCACTGGCGAGGCCATCCAGATGGTGAACCAGCGCAACGCCGTCTGGGTGGACGTGCGTCCCGTCGAACAATTCCAGGCCGGCCACATCGCCCAGGCACGAAATGTGCCGGCAGCCGACATCGAACAGAAAGCCGCCTCGCTGCCCAAGAACAAGCCGCTGGTTGTGGTTTGTGACAATGGCCGCGATTCGGCCCGCGTGGCCGCCAAGCTGCGCGCGCAAGGCTTTGCCGACGCGGTGCCGCTCGATGGCGGCATGCGCGCCTGGTCGGCCGCCAGCCTGCCGGTCACCCAAAAGGGCTGA
- the grxC gene encoding glutaredoxin 3, translating to MNKVVMYSKDYCPYCSRAKALLEQRGVTDLEIIQIDRDPSQRDVMIERTGRRTVPQIFIGDTHVGGCDDLMALDRSGGLAPLLNG from the coding sequence ATGAATAAAGTCGTCATGTACAGCAAGGACTACTGTCCCTATTGCTCACGCGCGAAGGCCCTGCTCGAGCAGCGTGGCGTGACCGACCTGGAAATCATCCAGATCGACCGCGATCCGTCACAGCGCGATGTCATGATCGAACGTACCGGCCGACGCACCGTGCCGCAAATCTTCATCGGCGATACTCATGTCGGCGGTTGCGACGACCTGATGGCCCTGGACCGCTCGGGTGGCCTTGCCCCCCTGCTGAACGGCTAA
- a CDS encoding tRNA (cytidine(34)-2'-O)-methyltransferase: MFHVILVCPEIPPNTGNAIRLCANTGAQLHLVRPLGFELDDARMRRAGLDYHEWQPVRVHDTLQDALDDTGADTSGIYALTTHAQRSVADVAFKPGDVFVFGRETAGLSDEHQAMFPPQQRLRLPMRAGQRSLNLSNAVAVTVFEAWRQQGFEGGS, translated from the coding sequence ATGTTCCACGTCATCCTCGTCTGCCCCGAGATTCCCCCCAACACCGGCAACGCCATCCGGCTGTGCGCCAATACGGGCGCCCAATTGCACCTGGTGCGCCCGCTGGGATTCGAACTGGATGACGCCCGCATGCGGCGCGCCGGGCTGGACTATCACGAGTGGCAGCCCGTGCGGGTGCACGACACATTGCAGGATGCGCTGGATGACACCGGCGCGGACACGTCTGGCATCTACGCGCTGACCACGCACGCCCAGCGCAGCGTGGCCGACGTGGCGTTCAAGCCGGGCGATGTGTTTGTCTTCGGCCGCGAGACGGCCGGGCTGTCGGACGAACATCAGGCGATGTTCCCGCCGCAGCAGCGCCTGCGGCTGCCCATGCGTGCCGGCCAGCGCAGCTTGAATCTGTCCAACGCCGTCGCGGTGACGGTGTTCGAAGCCTGGCGTCAGCAGGGCTTCGAAGGCGGTTCATAA
- a CDS encoding ComF family protein → MRLPVAASACPACLGAPRAYGRTIAAFDYTPPADALIRMLKTQLRLSMAPVLACLLADAIRRDGGLPQGVLLAPVPASRASLRIRGMNPAAEIARSLATQLDVPLARQALRRLRETPRQTGLGRRARRRVVAGLFGATPVVRGRHVALVDDVMTTGSTVQAAATALIAAGAAGVTVLVAARTP, encoded by the coding sequence TTGCGGCTGCCTGTTGCGGCGTCGGCATGTCCCGCTTGCCTGGGCGCGCCGCGCGCCTACGGGCGGACCATCGCGGCCTTTGACTACACGCCGCCCGCCGATGCGCTGATCCGCATGCTGAAGACCCAGCTGCGGCTGAGCATGGCGCCGGTGCTTGCGTGCTTGCTGGCCGACGCCATCCGGCGCGACGGCGGTTTGCCGCAAGGCGTGTTGCTGGCGCCGGTGCCGGCCAGCCGCGCATCGTTACGCATCCGCGGCATGAATCCCGCAGCCGAGATTGCGCGCAGCCTGGCCACGCAGCTGGATGTGCCGCTGGCGCGCCAGGCGCTACGGCGGCTGCGCGAGACACCCCGGCAGACGGGCTTGGGGCGCCGCGCCAGGCGTCGCGTGGTGGCAGGCCTGTTCGGCGCTACCCCGGTGGTGCGCGGCCGCCATGTGGCGTTGGTGGATGACGTGATGACCACAGGCAGCACCGTGCAAGCCGCCGCCACCGCCTTGATCGCGGCGGGCGCGGCCGGTGTGACGGTGCTGGTGGCCGCCCGCACGCCCTGA
- a CDS encoding murein hydrolase activator EnvC: MRRTAGLLLAVMLTGGALSARAAPNDLAGRQSDAERQQAALRDRIENLQKEIDGREAARKEAADALKQSESAISKINLRLRELADAGRQAQTDLTSLEKQIGVQETVLAKRRTELADQLRTQYTSGLSPWTALLSGDDPQVLGRNLGYLDYVSQARANAVKALRADIDRLAALQTRADARRAEIEKVVAETSEQKAALVGQQKERATLLAQLEGQIAAQRAEANKLGRDDQRLSRLITDLDAAIAKQIEEARKAEEARKKAEEARRIEEARRAAEESRKRAEAERRADEARKKAEADSKRAAEIAARRDRDSRDARDAAQAREQVEAASRQSRGPVAVADPDAAGLRPAEQKHTRLTDPAQAPTQAPTQAPAKSEDPPKKAEPAEAETTPTRSASAQQTRAAPPVGGGNGLKHGLAMPVRGQVQGRFGVDRPDGGVWRGVVLRAPEGTPVKVVAPGTVVYAEWLRGFGNLIIVDHGQQYLTVYAYNQSLLKRVGDSVTGGDTIATVGATGGQVESGLYFEIRHRGAPVDPAQWLAQ; this comes from the coding sequence ATGCGTCGCACGGCAGGGTTGTTGTTGGCGGTCATGTTGACCGGTGGGGCGCTATCGGCTCGTGCCGCGCCCAACGACCTTGCCGGCCGCCAGTCTGACGCCGAGCGTCAGCAGGCGGCGCTGCGCGACCGTATCGAGAATCTGCAAAAAGAGATCGACGGGCGCGAAGCCGCCCGCAAGGAAGCCGCCGACGCGCTCAAGCAGTCGGAATCGGCCATCTCGAAGATCAATCTGCGCCTGCGCGAACTGGCCGATGCCGGCCGCCAGGCGCAGACGGACCTGACCAGCCTCGAGAAGCAGATCGGCGTGCAGGAAACGGTGCTGGCCAAGCGTCGTACCGAACTGGCCGATCAGCTTCGCACCCAATACACCAGCGGGCTATCGCCCTGGACAGCGCTGCTGTCCGGCGACGATCCCCAGGTGCTGGGCCGCAATCTGGGCTACCTGGACTACGTGTCGCAGGCACGTGCCAATGCCGTCAAGGCACTGCGGGCCGACATCGACCGTCTGGCCGCGCTGCAAACGCGCGCCGACGCCCGCCGTGCCGAGATTGAAAAAGTCGTGGCCGAAACGTCCGAGCAGAAGGCTGCATTGGTCGGGCAGCAGAAAGAACGCGCCACGCTGTTGGCGCAACTGGAAGGGCAGATCGCCGCCCAGCGCGCCGAAGCCAACAAGCTGGGGCGTGATGACCAGCGCCTGTCGCGCCTGATCACCGATCTGGACGCGGCGATTGCCAAGCAGATCGAAGAAGCTCGCAAGGCCGAAGAGGCACGCAAGAAAGCCGAAGAGGCCCGCCGCATTGAAGAGGCGCGCCGCGCCGCTGAAGAATCCCGCAAACGCGCCGAAGCCGAGCGCCGCGCCGACGAGGCCCGCAAGAAGGCCGAGGCCGATAGCAAGCGGGCTGCCGAAATCGCCGCCCGCCGCGATCGCGATAGCCGCGATGCCCGCGACGCCGCCCAGGCGCGCGAGCAGGTCGAAGCGGCGTCGCGCCAAAGCCGTGGCCCGGTCGCCGTCGCCGATCCGGATGCCGCCGGATTACGTCCTGCTGAACAAAAACACACGCGCCTGACCGATCCGGCCCAGGCGCCGACCCAAGCGCCGACCCAGGCGCCCGCCAAATCGGAAGATCCTCCAAAAAAGGCGGAACCCGCCGAGGCCGAGACCACTCCAACCCGCAGCGCATCGGCGCAGCAGACCCGTGCTGCCCCGCCCGTGGGCGGCGGCAACGGCCTGAAGCATGGCCTGGCCATGCCGGTGCGCGGCCAGGTGCAGGGCCGCTTCGGGGTCGACCGCCCCGACGGCGGCGTCTGGCGCGGCGTGGTGCTGCGCGCGCCCGAGGGCACGCCCGTCAAAGTCGTGGCCCCCGGCACGGTGGTCTACGCCGAATGGCTGCGTGGTTTTGGCAACCTCATCATCGTGGATCACGGGCAACAATACCTGACGGTCTATGCTTACAACCAAAGTCTGCTCAAACGGGTGGGGGATTCGGTGACAGGTGGCGATACTATTGCTACGGTAGGGGCAACCGGCGGCCAAGTGGAATCCGGCCTATACTTTGAAATTCGCCATCGTGGCGCTCCTGTGGACCCGGCCCAGTGGCTGGCCCAATAG
- the gpmA gene encoding 2,3-diphosphoglycerate-dependent phosphoglycerate mutase: MHKLVLMRHGESQWNLENRFTGWTDVDLTETGREQARRAGELLKKEGYTFDLAYSSVLKRAIRTLWIALDAMDAMYTPVGVNWRLNERHYGALQGLNKAETAAKYGDEQVLIWRRAYAIAPEPLSLDDERHPRFDSRYAKIPADQLPATECLKDTVNRVLPFWNDSIAPAIRAGRNVLIAAHGNSLRALIKHLDNVSDDDIVNLNIPTGQPLVYELDDDLRPIRHYYLGDAAEIEAAMAAVAAQGKAKKD; the protein is encoded by the coding sequence ATGCATAAACTTGTTCTGATGCGCCACGGCGAAAGCCAGTGGAATCTGGAAAACCGCTTCACCGGCTGGACCGACGTCGACCTGACCGAAACCGGCCGCGAACAGGCTCGCCGAGCCGGCGAACTGCTCAAGAAAGAAGGCTACACGTTCGACCTGGCGTACTCGTCGGTGCTCAAGCGCGCCATCCGCACCTTGTGGATCGCGCTGGACGCCATGGACGCGATGTACACCCCGGTGGGTGTGAACTGGCGCCTGAACGAACGCCACTACGGCGCGCTGCAAGGCCTGAACAAGGCTGAAACCGCCGCCAAGTACGGCGACGAACAGGTCCTGATCTGGCGCCGCGCGTACGCCATCGCCCCGGAACCGTTGTCGCTGGACGACGAACGCCACCCGCGTTTTGACAGCCGCTACGCCAAGATCCCGGCCGATCAGCTGCCCGCCACCGAGTGCCTGAAAGACACCGTGAACCGGGTGCTGCCGTTCTGGAACGATTCCATCGCCCCGGCCATCCGCGCCGGTCGCAACGTGCTGATCGCCGCCCACGGCAACAGCCTGCGCGCGCTGATCAAGCATCTGGACAACGTGTCCGATGACGACATCGTCAACCTGAACATCCCCACTGGCCAGCCGCTGGTCTACGAATTGGATGATGACCTGCGCCCGATCCGCCACTATTATCTGGGCGATGCCGCCGAGATCGAGGCGGCCATGGCTGCGGTTGCCGCTCAAGGCAAGGCTAAGAAGGACTGA